The Ancylobacter sp. SL191 nucleotide sequence CACCGGGCGGCAGCTCACCGCGCCCTCTGAGACGATGGCCTCCAGCGCCGCCTTGGCGCGGGTGCCGCAGGGCCATTCCTTCCCCGGCGCGCCACAGGACTGGTGGAGTTCCGGCGCGTCGATGCCGTCGAGCCGCACTCGCTCGCCGTCGACGACAAGGCTGTCGCCATCCGCCACCCGCACCGCGCCGGTAAGCGGCGGCACGACGCGTTCGACCAGCAGCGCCACGCCGACCAGCGCCAGCGCGACCACCAGCGAGCCCCAGGTGCTGCGCCGCCAGCCGCGCCCGCCGGGAGGGCGGCGATAGGTCAGCCGCGGCGGCCGCATGGCGTCATCCCGGCGCCGCGGGTCTTGTCTTGGGCACGCCCAAGGGCTGGCTTGGCGCAGGAGCGAGCGAGGCCCGTATGCCGCTGGCCAAAACCCGAGCGATCCCGGCTCGGCCTGCGCCCGTCCGGGATGACAGCCCCCGCGCGTGAATCCATCAACCTTCCGCCACCCCGGCCTCGGCAAAGGTCGCCATGCCGCCATGGC carries:
- a CDS encoding thermonuclease family protein, yielding MRPPRLTYRRPPGGRGWRRSTWGSLVVALALVGVALLVERVVPPLTGAVRVADGDSLVVDGERVRLDGIDAPELHQSCGAPGKEWPCGTRAKAALEAIVSEGAVSCRPVDEDRYGRAVAICGVGADDLGARQVAEGWALATGLAYQREEAQARAAGKGIWSGPFDPPAQWRERHPRPPS